The Lolium rigidum isolate FL_2022 chromosome 1, APGP_CSIRO_Lrig_0.1, whole genome shotgun sequence region AGGAGGATATGCCTGTATCAAAGAAAATACTTCTTTTACACATTAAGCCAAACAATGTCATCCAAATTTCATCTCCTATGTGctcaaacatggataaacaatgaCCATATACAACAATGTTACACGTAGGCCGAGCACAGCAAAATCCTCCGTGAATTGTCAAAAATGCAGAAAACAAGAAAAGCCAAACCGAGGCATTCCAACCCGAGGTGCCAGCCCAACGGGCCTATATACTCCTCTTCTGGCCAGTTTAAGTGCTTCCTGATTCGCCTGTCTGGTGGACTTACCAAGCACGCCTAAAACCCTAGCAGACTCCGTCCCCAAAACCTctcccgccgccgcttcgcccccgacctccgccgccgcccgccgcccgcgccaTGAGGCCGCTCGACGAGAAGGAGACCACGATGGTCTTCGAGAAGCTCTTCAAGTTCACGGGCCCCAACCTGAAGCACCTCCTGGAGCGGCCCTCGGCGGAGGGCCCCGACGCGGAGCCGGGCCGCTACTGCCTGCGCCTCCACAAGAACCGCGTCTTCTACGCCTCCGAGTCGCTGGTccgccgcgccaccgccgtgtCCCGCGTCCGCCTCGCCGGGGTCGGCACGCCCATCGGCAAGTTCACCCACGGCGGCGCCTTCCACCTCACCGTGCACGCGCTCGACCTCCTCGCCGCgcacgcgcgccgccgcgtctGGCTCAAGCCCGACACCGAGCGCTCCTTCCTCTTCGGCAACTCGGTGCCCAAGTCCGCGCTCGCGCGCATCACCGAGAACACCAAGTCGGGCGACGGCGTCGTCGTCATGTCCATGGCCGACGTGCCGCTCGGGTTCGGGGTCGCCGCCAGGGGCGCGCAGGACTGCAGGAAGGCCGACACCAACGCCGTGGTGGTCTTGCACCAGTCGGACGCCGGCGAGTACCTCCGCAAGGAGGAGGAGCTCATGTGAGGTGAGGCTTGGGTGTTGTTACTGGTTGTTGATCATATGAGTGAATTTTGTAGGGACCGAATGTCTTGCTACTTGTACGATGCTTCATGCCTATGGCATTTCCATGTACTGAATTGGTTATATTATGAGATGAGATGGTTGCCAATTTATTCTCTGTCATGCTAACTGATATTTTTCTCACTTGTGAGCAAATTGCCCATGCCTCGCAACGTATCAGAATTAAGGATATATATGCTCACAGAGGCACATACCTTGAAAGCATAGAAAGAATACCATCAGCTCTCTTATAGTCGCATGTGTCTAAAAATACCATTGCTAACATCTTAGGTTTAACCTGGATTTTGATTCCATACCATTTGAAGCATCTTAGGTTTCACCCAATTACTGTCCTCTACTCTCACATAAGTCAAACCTCCAAAAAGAATATGCATCACTTGCTCCAATCTAGTTTCTTCTCACATAGAGTTATGAGTTTACGCCAATCCCTTGATATTAATTTGGCAAACTACATGGAAAGATTGTGAacaaaaaagtatttttttgtTAAATCATCATATCAACGTGGAGATACCCTGACTGTTTAACATACATATAACCAATTTCCTCTTAAGTGGCTTTCGGATCAGAAATGGAAACaagaataatgcacatacatcttGAGGCCACCTTAGGCAGGTGAAACTGAACTTATGCTTCGATGAAGGAAGAGTTGAAATAAAATGGTTGCTGTATATTAAGCATGACTGACTAAAAACATTTGACAATTATTACCATGTCAAAATACAGTGTAGATGATGCAGATTCATCAACGAGACTGAAAGCTCCTTTCGTACAAAATAAAAAATCAAGTGCATTGTTTGCTCtatcaagtactccctccgttccataattcttatcacgtatttagatgtatctatgcacgaaatgtgtctagatacatccaaaactgcaacaagaattatggaacggagtaTATCTTTGTAGTACTTATGATATTCGTGCCATCCCTGCAGAATTTATAATTTATTACCCACAAGATGTTTTAAAAAGTACAGACTGGTATTCTTCCAAATAAAAATGCGAACCAAACACATATAGTATTGAACTAAAGTCCCGgaacttattatggatcagagggaggtgTGGACCCCTGTGTGCTGCCATGAGCTGCTGCCACTTTGGAAAAGATGAATACAGGCTTGACGATTCGAGGCAGCAAAGATCTCAATGAGGACGGCCATGGCTGGCGACATCAAACTGAGAAGTGCTGCTGGATGTGAGTGGATTCAGTGGGGCGACGTACATTGGTTGGTTTAATGGCCATGTTGATGACGTACCGGTTTATATAAGGTGCCGAGTAAATGGAGGTGGATGAAGGTAGCATTGGAGATCCATCGCCATTGATAGTGCTGGTTGTCTGTAATGTCGGGTCTAGGCGGCAGTGGTGGCCGGTAGAACTGCTGCATAAATAGTTACTCTGATCTTCAATTTGGCAGTCTATATAGTGCTGCCTTATGCCTGCCGTGGTGATGCGTCTAAACTATCAAATGAAGGACAGGATGCTTCGTTTCTCACATCTGGTGTTAGTGTACATTAGCACGTATTAGCACGTTTGTTTCTCCTTAATTATTTTCTGAACATACTTCAGAGTTCAGATGTTCCACATTAATTTTGTGAGCTTTTCTAGTTGTCCCTGTTTCAGTCTTCCGTGCATTTGAAACACTAATAGTCCTGATCATTTGGTTATCTTGAATAGTAGAAAGTTGCGACGAGTCAGGAATGGTGTGCTGTTTGTACAGAAGTTGTGCTTTTCCACCGTGAACTTAAACTGCGTTGCAGGTTTCATTTTCATCATTTGTCCACCATTTCCCTCTAATTGTTGCATGTGGTGGCTGCTATGTTGGCCAGGGCTGCTATAACCACTGATGGATCATGAAATTCTGCTTCCTGAGTTGTACAAGCATTGATACTGTACTCTACCAAGAGCAGTAAAGAATCTGAATGTCCACTTTTCTCTATGGCCATGCCAGTTGTATGAATCTCCCTTCCATGTCCTGATCACAGCATTTGCAACACATTTGGTTTGCACCGTCTGGTTCTGATTTACTGCATTCATGGAATCATGGTTGCAGTGTAGTGCGTGGCTGCGATACTGAAAGTTATGTGTCTCTGTCGTTGGGATTACGGAAAGGCGTCTTCCATATGTGGTTGCATTCATTTCAGTGTGCACTTCGTTCACCATTCTgtgttttgctttttttttttttctagtgCAAAGGAAATGCTGATGCAATGAGAACGATGCCTACTCTATCGACTGTCATAGAACAACTTTTTCTGCTGACGAATTTACATGAAAGGTCATTGTTTGAGTGTTAGAAGAGTCTGGTACGGAAAAACTTTTATGTTGGCAAATTTACATCGAAGATCATGAATTTACGTAATAGCGGTTTTATAAAAAGTGCGCATCCAGGGAATCGAACCCTGGTCAGTACCGTGGGAGGGTACTATGATACCACTACACCAGATGCGCTTCTACGCTTTGAATTTCCTAAAACAGGACTTATTATAAACACATAGCATAAACATTTAGTGGCATACCAAGCGGATATCCAGCATTCGAATCTAACAACATGAAGGAAAAACGAAGTTTTTCAACATAGGAGTAAAATGTGCTCTCACCATCCCATCTTAGTTGTCGTAGATTAACGTATCTATAgacaaaatgtgtctagatacatcccaaTGAGCGATAActaatttggaacggaggtagtactttgCTGAGTAGGCGCTTAAACCTTGGTGTTTGTCAATTTTTATTTATTGTAACTTTGTTGATACACTTGAGTTTGTTTGTGGTGTGCCGGTTTTGCTTTTGCTCGCATACATCCTAACAATGCATTATACGTTTTTTCTCATTTGTGCAATTAATTGTtctccctccatccacaaaaggatgtctcaactttattaaaatatgcatgcatttaaatatattttggtgtgtagatacatgtaaatttagacaaagttaagtcATCCTTTTGTGGACAGAGAAATTACATGTTATGACATTTTAAGCGATCTGTAATCACTGAAGAGTTCATACAGTCTGACCAGTGATCACCTTTTGTCCACCGGTCGCCATGGAGGTTTCCCTTCAGCTTGTTGCGGTCCTTCAGGATGTGCTTTTCGTTAGGACAATGGAGGTGGCAGGTTTCATTCACCATCTCATTGAAGGAGCAGTCGGTTTTGCGCTATCTGTTGTTGCCATCGTCCTTGCTCTCCTCTAACCCTTAGCTGACATCGGTTAAAGAGGCCACGCTCGGGTTGTTGACGCCTTTGCACGCTATCTTGTGCATCAGACCCTGATCACAAAGACCGCGCAGAAAAGCAGCAACAATCTAATCATCGTGAGCATCAGGGAGATTTTCATATTGGCGAAGCGTTCGATGTAGGAACAACCAGTGATCCATGTGTTGGCCTTCTCATATCCTGTGAGGTACCCAGTGATCCATACATACTCAATTATTATTTCCCCCTTAGACGAGGACGAAGCACACCGGTTCCCCTTTTGGGAATGGTCAAAATGATGATGGGAACTAGCTTGAGAGTT contains the following coding sequences:
- the LOC124678506 gene encoding 60S ribosome subunit biogenesis protein NIP7 homolog, yielding MRPLDEKETTMVFEKLFKFTGPNLKHLLERPSAEGPDAEPGRYCLRLHKNRVFYASESLVRRATAVSRVRLAGVGTPIGKFTHGGAFHLTVHALDLLAAHARRRVWLKPDTERSFLFGNSVPKSALARITENTKSGDGVVVMSMADVPLGFGVAARGAQDCRKADTNAVVVLHQSDAGEYLRKEEELM